The following are from one region of the Luteimonas sp. MC1572 genome:
- the gyrA gene encoding DNA gyrase subunit A — translation MAELAKEIIPVNLEDEMRRSYLDYAMSVIVGRALPDVRDGLKPVHRRVLFAMTELGAHSNKPYFKSARIVGDVIGKYHPHGDQSVYDTLVRMAQPFSLRYMLVDGQGNFGSVDGDPAAAMRYTEARMSRLAHELMADIDKDTVDFQPNYDEKEHEPTVMPTRFPNLLVNGSTGIAVGMATNIPPHNLNEVINALIALIDDPAIDIDGLMEYIPGPDFPTGGIINGVSGIHLGYRTGRGRVRMRAKADIEVADNGREAIAVTEIPYQVNKARLIEKIAELVKEKKLEGISELRDESDKDGMRIYIEIKRGESAEVVLNNLYQQTQMESVFGINMVALVDGRPRVLNLKDFLEAFVRHRREVVTRRTIFELRKARARAHVLEGLTVALANIDEMIELIKTSDNPQVAKERMLGRVWQPGLVGTLLAAAGAEASRPDDLPKGVGLLADGYQLTDVQAQQILEMRLHRLTGLEQEKLTDEYRVLLEAIRGLIEILENPDVLLDVIRTELRNIQEEYGDARRSEIRASEEDLDILDLIAPEEVVVTLSRAGYAKRQPVSAYRAQKRGGRGRNAAATKDEDSIDQLWLVNTHDTLLTFTSAGRVFWLSVYQLPEAGPNARGRPIINWIPLEEGERVQAVLPVREYRDDQYVFFATRNGTVKKTPLTEFAYRLQRGKIAINLDDGDALIGAELTDGQRDIMLFASNGKTVRFDEAAVRSMGRTATGVRGIRLAGGESVVSLIVTESAGDAIEHEGDDVAVAVDSAEVVDNAIVLDDEADAYILTATENGYGKRTRLAEYPRKGRGTQGVIGIQTTDRNGQLVAAVLLSRGDEVLLISDGGTLVRTRAAEISVVSRNTQGVTLIRLAEDERLQAIERVDATIGEDGDDLGDVADGGLPAIDAPVDDSASSEAAPGDDA, via the coding sequence ATGGCAGAGCTCGCGAAGGAAATCATCCCCGTCAACCTCGAGGACGAGATGCGCCGCAGTTACCTCGATTACGCCATGAGCGTGATCGTGGGGCGCGCACTCCCCGATGTCCGCGACGGCCTCAAGCCGGTGCACCGCCGCGTGCTGTTCGCGATGACCGAGCTCGGCGCGCACAGCAACAAGCCGTATTTCAAGTCGGCGCGCATCGTCGGTGACGTGATCGGTAAATACCATCCGCACGGCGACCAGTCGGTGTACGACACTCTCGTTCGCATGGCACAGCCGTTCTCGCTGCGCTACATGCTGGTCGACGGCCAGGGCAACTTCGGTTCGGTCGACGGCGATCCGGCCGCGGCGATGCGTTACACCGAGGCGCGCATGTCGCGCCTGGCGCACGAACTGATGGCCGACATCGACAAGGACACCGTCGATTTCCAGCCCAACTACGACGAGAAGGAACACGAGCCGACGGTCATGCCGACCCGGTTCCCGAACCTGCTGGTCAACGGTTCCACCGGCATCGCCGTGGGCATGGCCACCAACATCCCGCCGCACAACCTCAACGAAGTGATCAACGCCCTGATCGCGCTGATCGACGATCCGGCGATCGACATCGACGGGTTGATGGAATACATCCCCGGCCCCGACTTCCCCACCGGCGGCATCATCAACGGCGTGAGCGGCATCCACCTGGGCTACCGCACCGGTCGTGGCCGCGTGCGCATGCGCGCCAAGGCCGATATCGAGGTCGCCGACAACGGCCGCGAGGCGATCGCGGTCACCGAAATCCCGTACCAGGTCAACAAGGCACGGCTGATCGAGAAGATCGCCGAGCTGGTCAAGGAAAAGAAGCTCGAAGGCATCAGCGAACTGCGCGACGAGTCCGACAAGGACGGCATGCGCATCTACATCGAGATCAAGCGCGGCGAGTCGGCCGAGGTGGTCCTCAACAACCTCTACCAGCAGACCCAGATGGAGTCGGTGTTCGGCATCAACATGGTGGCGCTGGTCGACGGCCGGCCGCGGGTGCTGAACCTCAAGGACTTCCTCGAAGCGTTCGTGCGCCACCGTCGCGAGGTGGTCACCCGCCGCACCATCTTCGAACTGCGCAAGGCGCGCGCCCGCGCCCACGTGCTCGAAGGCCTGACGGTCGCGCTCGCCAACATCGACGAGATGATCGAGCTCATCAAGACGTCGGACAATCCGCAGGTCGCCAAGGAGCGCATGCTCGGGCGCGTCTGGCAGCCGGGCCTGGTGGGCACGCTGCTCGCCGCGGCGGGTGCCGAAGCCTCGCGCCCGGATGACCTGCCCAAGGGCGTGGGCCTGCTCGCCGACGGCTACCAGCTGACCGATGTCCAGGCGCAGCAGATCCTCGAGATGCGCCTGCACCGCCTGACCGGGCTGGAGCAGGAAAAGCTGACCGACGAATATCGCGTGCTGCTGGAAGCCATCCGGGGCCTGATCGAGATCCTCGAGAACCCGGACGTGCTGCTCGACGTCATCCGCACCGAACTGCGCAACATCCAGGAAGAGTACGGCGACGCGCGCCGCAGCGAGATCCGCGCCAGCGAGGAAGACCTCGACATCCTCGACCTGATCGCCCCTGAAGAAGTGGTGGTGACGCTGTCGCGCGCCGGCTACGCCAAGCGCCAGCCGGTCAGTGCCTACCGCGCGCAGAAGCGCGGCGGACGCGGCCGCAACGCGGCGGCCACCAAGGACGAGGATTCCATCGACCAGCTGTGGCTGGTCAACACCCATGACACGCTGCTGACGTTCACCAGTGCGGGCCGCGTGTTCTGGCTGTCGGTGTACCAGCTGCCGGAAGCGGGGCCCAACGCCCGCGGCCGCCCGATCATCAACTGGATCCCGCTGGAGGAAGGCGAGCGCGTGCAGGCGGTACTGCCGGTGCGCGAGTACCGCGACGACCAGTACGTGTTTTTCGCGACGCGCAACGGCACCGTCAAGAAGACCCCGCTGACCGAGTTCGCCTATCGCCTGCAGCGCGGCAAGATCGCGATCAACCTCGACGACGGCGACGCGCTGATCGGCGCCGAACTCACCGACGGCCAGCGCGACATCATGCTGTTCGCATCCAACGGCAAGACGGTGCGCTTCGACGAGGCGGCCGTGCGTTCGATGGGTCGCACCGCCACCGGCGTGCGCGGCATCCGCCTGGCGGGCGGCGAGTCGGTGGTCAGCCTGATCGTGACCGAGAGCGCGGGTGACGCCATCGAGCACGAGGGCGATGACGTCGCGGTCGCCGTCGACAGCGCTGAGGTCGTCGACAACGCGATCGTGCTCGACGACGAAGCCGATGCGTACATCCTGACCGCCACCGAGAACGGCTACGGCAAGCGCACGCGCCTGGCCGAGTACCCGCGCAAGGGCCGCGGCACGCAGGGCGTGATCGGCATCCAGACCACCGACCGCAACGGCCAGCTGGTGGCGGCCGTGCTGCTGTCGCGCGGCGACGAAGTGCTGCTGATTTCCGACGGCGGCACGTTGGTGCGCACGCGTGCGGCCGAGATCTCGGTGGTCAGCCGGAACACCCAGGGCGTGACCCTGATCCGCCTGGCCGAGGACGAGCGCCTGCAGGCGATCGAGCGCGTCGACGCCACGATCGGTGAGGACGGGGACGACCTCGGCGACGTGGCCGATGGCGGGTTGCCGGCCATCGACGCGCCGGTCGATGACAGCGCTTCCAGCGAGGCCGCGCCGGGCGACGACGCCTGA